The following proteins come from a genomic window of Corynebacterium hansenii:
- the rpsC gene encoding 30S ribosomal protein S3, with the protein MGQKIHPHGLRLGISSDWKSRWYADKQYADYLAEDIKIRDLLSTGLERAGISDVVIERTRDRVRVDIHTARPGIVIGRRGSEADRIRGELEKLTGKQVQLNILEVKNIDADAKLVAQSIAEQLTNRVAFRRAMRKAIQSSMRQPQVKGIKVVCSGRLGGAEMGRTERYHEGRVPLHTLRAEIDYGTHEAHTTFGRIGVKVWIYKGDVIGGRRESEMNAGRDGQRRDRRERPRRGGQRRQRASEKKEG; encoded by the coding sequence GTGGGACAGAAGATCCACCCCCACGGCCTCCGGCTGGGAATCTCCAGCGACTGGAAGTCCCGCTGGTACGCCGACAAGCAGTACGCCGACTACCTCGCCGAGGACATCAAGATCCGCGATCTGCTGTCCACCGGCCTGGAGCGCGCCGGCATCTCCGACGTCGTCATCGAGCGCACCCGTGACCGCGTTCGCGTCGACATCCACACCGCCCGACCGGGCATCGTCATCGGTCGCCGCGGCTCGGAGGCCGACCGCATCCGCGGTGAGCTGGAGAAGCTCACCGGCAAGCAGGTCCAGCTGAACATCCTCGAGGTCAAGAACATCGACGCGGATGCCAAGCTGGTCGCCCAGTCCATCGCCGAGCAGCTGACCAACCGCGTGGCGTTCCGCCGCGCGATGCGCAAGGCCATCCAGTCCTCCATGCGCCAGCCGCAGGTGAAGGGCATCAAGGTCGTGTGCTCCGGTCGCCTGGGCGGTGCCGAGATGGGCCGCACGGAGCGCTACCACGAGGGTCGCGTCCCGCTGCACACCCTGCGCGCGGAGATCGACTACGGCACCCACGAGGCCCACACCACCTTCGGCCGCATCGGCGTCAAGGTGTGGATCTACAAGGGTGACGTCATCGGTGGCCGCCGCGAGTCCGAGATGAACGCCGGTCGCGACGGTCAGCGCCGCGACCGCCGTGAGCGCCCGCGTCGTGGTGGCCAGCGCCGCCAGCGGGCCTCCGAGAAGAAGGAGGGCTAA
- the rpsQ gene encoding 30S ribosomal protein S17, whose protein sequence is MSEENMNQTESGARKVRSGYVVSDKMQKTIVVELEDRKQHALYGKIMRTNSKVKAHDENEEAGVGDHVRIEECRPLSKDKHFRLIEIIEKAR, encoded by the coding sequence ATGAGCGAGGAAAACATGAACCAGACCGAGTCCGGCGCCCGCAAGGTCCGCTCCGGTTACGTCGTGTCCGACAAGATGCAGAAGACCATCGTCGTCGAGCTCGAGGACCGCAAGCAGCACGCCCTGTACGGCAAGATCATGCGCACCAACTCCAAGGTGAAGGCCCACGATGAGAACGAGGAAGCCGGCGTCGGCGACCACGTCCGCATCGAGGAGTGCCGTCCGCTCTCGAAGGACAAGCACTTCCGCCTGATCGAGATCATCGAGAAGGCCCGCTAA
- the rplX gene encoding 50S ribosomal protein L24, with amino-acid sequence MKIRKGDTVLVISGPDKGAQGEVIEAYPTRDKVLVSGVNKIKKHVANSAPERGASSGGIVTQEAPIHVSNVMLVDEEGTPTRVGYRFDEDGNKVRISRRTGKDI; translated from the coding sequence GTGAAGATCCGCAAGGGCGATACCGTCCTGGTCATCTCGGGTCCGGACAAGGGCGCGCAGGGCGAGGTCATCGAGGCCTACCCGACGCGCGACAAGGTCCTGGTCTCGGGCGTCAACAAGATCAAGAAGCACGTCGCGAACTCCGCTCCGGAGCGTGGCGCCTCGTCCGGTGGCATCGTCACCCAGGAGGCCCCGATCCACGTGTCGAACGTCATGCTCGTCGATGAAGAGGGCACCCCGACCCGCGTCGGCTACCGCTTCGATGAGGACGGCAACAAGGTTCGCATCTCCCGTCGCACCGGGAAGGACATCTAA
- the rplW gene encoding 50S ribosomal protein L23 encodes MATIADPRDIIIAPVVSEKSYGLMEQNVYTFLVRTDANKTQIKIAVQEIFGVKVASVNTANREGKRKRSRTGYGQRKATKRAYVTLAAGSDPIDIFGGSAA; translated from the coding sequence ATGGCCACCATCGCGGATCCCCGTGACATCATCATCGCCCCGGTCGTGTCGGAGAAGTCCTACGGACTGATGGAGCAGAACGTCTACACGTTCCTGGTCCGCACCGACGCCAACAAGACCCAGATCAAGATCGCGGTCCAGGAGATCTTCGGCGTGAAGGTCGCCAGCGTCAACACCGCCAACCGTGAGGGCAAGCGCAAGCGCTCCCGCACCGGTTACGGTCAGCGCAAGGCCACCAAGCGCGCGTACGTGACTCTCGCGGCCGGCAGCGATCCCATCGACATCTTCGGCGGTTCGGCCGCCTAA
- a CDS encoding class I SAM-dependent methyltransferase: protein MHRTWTEIVAADPGHSRRYAERWANFAAQGRDIDGEARLIDAMAPRGGRILDAGCGQGRLGGYLAQRGHRVVGVDIDPYLISEARKVQPGGTWKVGDLANLAEVLAAADSDPENEEAGAHPTGDFDIVVAAGNVLTFIDPADRGAVLAGFRDALAADGRAVMGFGAGRGWSHDDFEADAFEAGLRITHRFSTWDLLPFDDRANFIVAVAERA from the coding sequence ATGCACCGCACCTGGACCGAGATCGTCGCCGCCGACCCCGGCCACTCCCGCAGGTACGCGGAGCGGTGGGCCAACTTCGCGGCGCAGGGACGCGACATCGACGGGGAGGCCCGCCTGATCGACGCGATGGCCCCGCGCGGCGGGCGCATCCTGGACGCCGGCTGCGGTCAGGGCCGCCTCGGCGGTTACCTTGCGCAGCGCGGCCACCGGGTGGTCGGCGTCGACATCGACCCGTACCTGATTTCCGAGGCGCGGAAGGTCCAGCCCGGCGGCACGTGGAAGGTCGGTGACCTGGCCAACCTGGCCGAGGTGCTCGCGGCGGCCGATTCCGACCCCGAAAACGAGGAGGCGGGCGCGCACCCCACCGGCGACTTCGACATCGTGGTGGCCGCGGGCAACGTCCTGACCTTCATCGACCCCGCCGACCGCGGCGCCGTGCTCGCGGGCTTCCGCGACGCGCTCGCCGCCGACGGCCGCGCGGTCATGGGCTTCGGCGCCGGCCGCGGCTGGTCCCACGACGACTTCGAGGCCGACGCCTTCGAGGCCGGCCTGCGCATCACGCATCGCTTTTCGACGTGGGATCTGCTGCCCTTCGACGACCGCGCGAACTTCATCGTCGCCGTCGCCGAACGGGCCTGA
- the rplD gene encoding 50S ribosomal protein L4 has product MTNLKLDVHTADGGVNGSVELPAEIFDAEVSTALMHQVVVAQRAAARQGTHKTKTRAEVRGGGRKPWRQKGTGRARQGSIRAPHWTGGGVVHGPTPRDYSQRTPKKMKAAALRGALTDRVRHDRIHVVEELVAGQTPSTKSARTFIERLTDRKSVLVVLPREDVTGWKSVNNLANVHTLTQDQLNTYDVLKADDVVFAVQALNEFIARNAGAEEEK; this is encoded by the coding sequence ATGACGAACCTCAAGCTTGACGTCCACACCGCCGACGGTGGCGTGAACGGCTCCGTGGAACTCCCGGCCGAGATCTTCGACGCCGAGGTGTCGACCGCCCTGATGCACCAGGTCGTCGTCGCCCAGCGCGCCGCGGCTCGCCAGGGCACCCACAAGACCAAGACCCGCGCCGAGGTGCGTGGCGGCGGCCGCAAGCCGTGGCGCCAGAAGGGCACCGGCCGCGCCCGCCAGGGTTCGATCCGTGCCCCGCACTGGACCGGCGGCGGCGTCGTCCACGGCCCCACGCCGCGCGACTACTCGCAGCGCACCCCCAAGAAGATGAAGGCCGCCGCCCTGCGCGGCGCCCTGACCGACCGAGTCCGCCACGACCGCATCCACGTGGTCGAGGAGCTCGTCGCCGGCCAGACCCCGTCGACCAAGTCGGCGCGCACCTTCATCGAGCGCCTGACCGATCGCAAGTCCGTGCTGGTCGTCCTCCCGCGCGAGGACGTCACCGGTTGGAAGTCCGTCAACAACCTGGCGAACGTCCACACGCTGACGCAGGACCAGCTGAACACCTACGACGTGCTGAAGGCCGATGACGTCGTGTTCGCCGTGCAGGCGCTCAACGAGTTCATCGCCCGCAACGCCGGTGCGGAGGAGGAGAAGTAA
- the rplV gene encoding 50S ribosomal protein L22 produces MSNDITSARATARFVRVTPMKARRVLDTVRGKSVSEALSMLEYAPQSASQPISKLVASAAANAENNFGLDPRTLVIAQAWADEGPTMKRFRPRAQGRAFHVRKRTSHITVVVESQKGSAQ; encoded by the coding sequence ATGAGCAACGACATCACCTCCGCCCGCGCCACCGCGCGGTTCGTCCGGGTCACCCCGATGAAGGCCCGTCGCGTGCTGGACACGGTCCGCGGCAAGTCGGTCTCCGAGGCGCTCTCCATGCTGGAGTACGCCCCGCAGTCCGCGTCCCAGCCGATCTCGAAGCTGGTCGCCTCCGCGGCGGCCAACGCCGAGAACAACTTCGGCCTGGATCCCCGCACCCTCGTCATCGCCCAGGCCTGGGCCGATGAGGGACCGACCATGAAGCGCTTCCGCCCCCGTGCGCAGGGCCGTGCTTTCCACGTCCGCAAGCGCACGAGCCACATCACCGTGGTCGTCGAGAGCCAGAAGGGAAGTGCTCAGTAG
- the rplE gene encoding 50S ribosomal protein L5, with protein sequence MSENYTPRLKERYRSEIRENLQKEFSFDNVMQIPGVTKVVVNMGVGEAARDSKQINGALNDLTLITGQKPELRRAKKSIANFKLREGMPIGARVTLRGDRMWEFLDRLLTVALPRIRDFRGLSDKQFDGHGNYTFGLSEQSMFYEIDIDKMDRPRGMDITVVTTATNNDEGRALLRELGFPFKTAQHKD encoded by the coding sequence ATGAGCGAGAACTACACCCCCCGCCTCAAGGAGCGCTACCGCTCCGAGATCCGCGAGAACCTGCAGAAGGAATTCTCCTTCGACAACGTCATGCAGATTCCGGGCGTCACCAAGGTCGTCGTGAACATGGGCGTCGGCGAGGCCGCCCGCGACTCGAAGCAGATCAACGGCGCGCTGAACGACCTGACCCTGATCACGGGCCAGAAGCCGGAGCTGCGCCGCGCCAAGAAGTCGATCGCCAACTTCAAGCTGCGCGAGGGCATGCCCATCGGCGCCCGCGTCACGCTGCGCGGCGACCGCATGTGGGAGTTCCTGGACCGTCTGCTGACGGTGGCGCTGCCGCGAATCCGCGACTTCCGCGGCCTGTCGGACAAGCAGTTCGACGGCCACGGCAACTACACCTTCGGTCTCTCGGAGCAGTCCATGTTCTACGAGATCGACATCGACAAGATGGACCGCCCCCGCGGCATGGACATCACCGTCGTGACCACCGCCACGAACAATGACGAGGGTCGCGCCCTGCTGCGCGAGCTCGGCTTCCCGTTCAAGACCGCCCAGCACAAGGATTAA
- the rpmC gene encoding 50S ribosomal protein L29 has product MSNGIPAHELRSLDNDGLVAKLKESKEELFNLRFQMATGQLTNNRRLSAVRKDIARIYTVMRERELGLSAAPTDGDAA; this is encoded by the coding sequence ATGTCTAACGGCATTCCCGCCCACGAGCTCCGCTCGCTGGATAACGATGGCCTGGTCGCCAAGCTCAAGGAGTCCAAGGAGGAGCTGTTCAACCTCCGGTTCCAGATGGCCACCGGTCAGCTGACCAACAACCGTCGACTGAGCGCCGTCCGCAAGGACATCGCCCGCATCTACACCGTGATGCGCGAGCGTGAGCTCGGCCTGTCCGCCGCCCCCACCGATGGTGATGCGGCATGA
- the rpsS gene encoding 30S ribosomal protein S19, with the protein MPRSLKKGPFVDEHLLAKVDAQNEKGTKQVIKTWSRRSTILPDFIGHTFAVHDGRKHVPVFVDDSMVGHKLGEFAPTKTFKGHVKDDKKGRR; encoded by the coding sequence ATGCCACGCAGCCTTAAGAAGGGCCCGTTCGTCGATGAGCACCTCCTTGCGAAGGTGGACGCTCAGAACGAGAAGGGCACCAAGCAGGTCATCAAGACCTGGTCCCGCCGCTCCACGATTCTCCCCGATTTCATCGGCCACACCTTCGCCGTCCACGACGGCCGCAAGCATGTGCCGGTTTTCGTGGACGACTCGATGGTCGGCCACAAGCTGGGCGAGTTCGCCCCCACCAAGACCTTCAAGGGTCACGTCAAGGACGACAAGAAGGGACGTCGATAA
- the rplP gene encoding 50S ribosomal protein L16: protein MLIPKRVKYRRQHRPHRSGVAKGGTQVTFGDYGLQALEPAYITNRQIEAARIAINRHVKRGGKVWIQIFPDRPLTQKPLGVRMGSGKGPVEKWVANVKPGRIMFEMSYPDEKTAMEALKRAGAKLPCKTRVVRKEDQY from the coding sequence ATGCTCATCCCGAAGCGCGTCAAGTACCGCCGCCAGCACCGCCCGCACCGCTCCGGCGTCGCCAAGGGCGGCACCCAGGTGACGTTCGGCGATTACGGCCTGCAGGCCCTCGAGCCGGCGTACATCACGAACCGCCAGATCGAGGCCGCCCGTATCGCCATCAACCGCCACGTCAAGCGCGGCGGCAAGGTGTGGATCCAGATCTTCCCGGACCGTCCGCTGACCCAGAAGCCGCTCGGCGTGCGCATGGGTTCCGGTAAGGGCCCCGTGGAGAAGTGGGTCGCCAACGTCAAGCCGGGCCGCATCATGTTCGAGATGTCCTACCCGGACGAGAAGACCGCGATGGAGGCGCTCAAGCGCGCCGGCGCGAAGCTTCCCTGCAAGACCCGAGTCGTCCGGAAGGAGGATCAGTACTGA
- a CDS encoding GDSL-type esterase/lipase family protein encodes MKKSFTTKVRSAAIAAVTVLGLGLGAAGAAAQPALPPMPATPGLPNVNSAPGTGAKQVVTFGDSFTANAGKSGPRGLEPGQTPIVANCATDMENWPKIAAKEAGKSLGDWSCNGMGGAPVIQLVGYVEAAIMHGDIGPGTQDVVFMYGGMDALMWADVAGVMQSQGQLNATAYQQELTHVANRIREVAPGVRIHLASYPEYATNDQLCLVNVPGQTFPIPAPGATQVQESFRNTIAMAARNIGANFIDVYQQTIGHGTCNPVDHERWVAGFQDPNMGPMTNHPTIDGQYAMARFIAPHIR; translated from the coding sequence ATGAAGAAGTCTTTCACCACCAAGGTCCGCTCCGCGGCCATCGCCGCCGTCACGGTTCTGGGCCTCGGCCTGGGTGCCGCCGGCGCCGCCGCCCAGCCCGCCCTTCCCCCGATGCCCGCCACCCCGGGTCTGCCGAACGTCAACTCCGCTCCGGGCACCGGCGCGAAGCAGGTCGTCACCTTCGGCGACTCCTTCACCGCCAACGCCGGCAAGTCCGGCCCGCGCGGCCTCGAGCCGGGCCAGACCCCGATCGTGGCCAACTGCGCCACCGACATGGAGAACTGGCCGAAGATCGCCGCCAAGGAGGCCGGCAAGTCCCTCGGCGACTGGTCCTGCAACGGCATGGGCGGCGCCCCGGTCATCCAGCTGGTCGGCTACGTCGAGGCCGCCATCATGCACGGCGACATCGGGCCGGGCACCCAGGACGTCGTCTTCATGTACGGCGGCATGGACGCCCTCATGTGGGCCGACGTCGCCGGCGTCATGCAGAGCCAGGGCCAGCTGAACGCCACCGCGTACCAGCAGGAGCTGACCCACGTCGCCAACCGCATCCGCGAGGTTGCGCCGGGCGTCCGCATCCACCTGGCCTCCTACCCGGAGTACGCCACCAACGACCAGCTGTGCCTGGTCAACGTTCCGGGCCAGACCTTCCCGATCCCGGCCCCGGGCGCGACTCAGGTCCAGGAGTCCTTCCGCAACACCATCGCCATGGCCGCCCGCAACATCGGCGCCAACTTCATCGACGTCTACCAGCAGACGATCGGCCACGGCACCTGCAACCCGGTCGACCACGAGCGTTGGGTCGCCGGCTTCCAGGACCCGAACATGGGCCCGATGACGAACCACCCGACCATCGACGGCCAGTACGCGATGGCCCGCTTCATCGCCCCGCACATCCGCTAA
- the rplC gene encoding 50S ribosomal protein L3, producing MSENEIKGILGTKLGMTQVFDEENRVVPVTVVEAGPCVVTQVRTKDVDGYDAVQIAYGEIDPRKANKPQTGHFKKAGVTPRRHTVEIRTADASSYEVGQEVGVDVFGDIEYVDVTGTSKGKGFAGAMKRHGFAGQGASHGNQAAHRRVGGIGACATPARVFKGKRMAGRMGNDRVTTQNLKIQKIDADANLLLIKGAVPGVRGGLLVVKTAVKGGAHA from the coding sequence ATGAGTGAAAACGAGATCAAGGGCATCCTGGGCACCAAGCTCGGCATGACCCAGGTCTTCGACGAGGAGAACCGGGTGGTCCCGGTGACCGTCGTCGAGGCCGGGCCGTGCGTCGTGACCCAGGTGCGCACGAAGGACGTGGACGGCTACGACGCCGTCCAGATCGCCTACGGCGAGATTGACCCCCGTAAGGCCAACAAGCCCCAGACCGGCCACTTCAAGAAGGCCGGCGTGACCCCGCGTCGCCACACCGTGGAGATCCGCACCGCGGACGCCTCCTCGTACGAGGTCGGCCAGGAGGTCGGCGTGGACGTCTTCGGCGACATCGAGTACGTCGACGTCACCGGCACCTCCAAGGGCAAGGGCTTCGCCGGCGCCATGAAGCGCCACGGCTTCGCCGGCCAGGGCGCCTCCCACGGCAACCAGGCCGCGCACCGCCGCGTCGGCGGCATCGGCGCCTGCGCCACGCCCGCCCGCGTGTTCAAGGGCAAGCGCATGGCCGGCCGCATGGGCAACGACCGGGTCACGACCCAGAACCTGAAGATCCAGAAGATCGACGCCGACGCCAACCTGCTCCTGATCAAGGGCGCGGTTCCGGGCGTTCGCGGCGGCCTCCTGGTTGTCAAGACCGCTGTGAAGGGTGGTGCTCACGCATGA
- the rplN gene encoding 50S ribosomal protein L14 produces MIQQESRLRVADNTGAREILCIRVLGGSTRRFAGIGDVIVATVKEAAPGGNVKAGEIVRAVVVRAKKETRRPDGSYISFDENAAVLIKADNEPRGTRIFGPVARELRDKKFMKIVSLAPEVI; encoded by the coding sequence GTGATTCAGCAGGAATCGCGTCTGCGGGTCGCCGACAACACCGGTGCCAGGGAAATCCTGTGCATCCGCGTGCTCGGCGGCTCCACCCGACGCTTCGCCGGCATCGGCGATGTCATCGTGGCCACCGTCAAGGAGGCCGCCCCGGGCGGCAACGTCAAGGCCGGCGAGATCGTCCGCGCCGTCGTCGTCCGCGCGAAGAAGGAGACCCGTCGCCCGGACGGCTCCTACATTTCGTTCGACGAGAACGCCGCCGTCCTGATCAAGGCCGACAACGAGCCGCGCGGCACCCGCATCTTCGGCCCGGTCGCGCGTGAGCTTCGCGACAAGAAGTTCATGAAGATCGTGTCGCTCGCACCGGAGGTGATTTAA
- the rpsH gene encoding 30S ribosomal protein S8, which translates to MTMTDPIADMLSRVRNANNAYHDTVSMPSSKLKANIAGILKQEGYIEDFTVEDAKVGKTLTLNLKYGPSRERSIAGVRRVSKPGLRVYAKSTNLPKVLGGLGVAIISTSQGLLTDRQATEKKVGGEVLAYVW; encoded by the coding sequence ATGACCATGACTGATCCCATCGCCGACATGCTGTCGCGCGTGCGCAACGCGAACAACGCGTACCACGACACCGTCTCGATGCCCTCGTCCAAGCTCAAGGCGAACATCGCCGGAATCCTCAAGCAGGAGGGCTACATCGAGGACTTCACCGTCGAGGACGCCAAGGTCGGCAAGACCCTGACCCTGAACCTCAAGTACGGCCCCTCCCGTGAGCGTTCGATCGCCGGCGTCCGCCGCGTGTCGAAGCCGGGTCTGCGCGTGTACGCGAAGTCCACCAACCTGCCGAAGGTCCTCGGCGGCCTGGGCGTGGCCATCATCTCCACGTCCCAGGGCCTGCTGACCGACCGTCAGGCCACCGAGAAGAAGGTGGGCGGGGAAGTCCTCGCCTACGTCTGGTAA
- a CDS encoding Asp23/Gls24 family envelope stress response protein, which translates to MAEKDIVRAGEGSGAQVENKGAVAKQKPGDAPATAGAPATEERDGRGRTIIEDVVVNKIAGIAAREVTGVHALGGGGARFVGAVRERIPGAGVDVQQGVAVEVGQYQAAVDVAIVAEFGVAIHELADAIRENVIVSVERMTGLEVTEVNVTVHDVHLPQDEDGDEDHDGPKPTRVL; encoded by the coding sequence ATGGCCGAAAAGGACATCGTTCGCGCCGGCGAAGGCTCCGGTGCGCAGGTGGAGAACAAGGGTGCCGTCGCAAAGCAGAAGCCCGGCGACGCCCCGGCGACCGCGGGCGCGCCCGCGACCGAGGAACGCGACGGGCGCGGCCGGACGATCATCGAGGACGTGGTGGTGAACAAGATCGCCGGCATCGCCGCCCGCGAGGTCACCGGCGTCCACGCGCTGGGCGGTGGCGGCGCGCGCTTCGTCGGCGCCGTCCGCGAGCGCATCCCCGGAGCCGGCGTCGACGTCCAGCAGGGCGTCGCGGTCGAGGTCGGACAGTACCAGGCGGCCGTCGACGTGGCGATCGTGGCCGAGTTCGGCGTCGCCATCCACGAGCTCGCCGACGCCATCCGCGAGAACGTCATCGTGTCCGTGGAGCGGATGACCGGCCTCGAGGTGACCGAGGTCAACGTCACGGTGCATGACGTGCACCTGCCGCAGGACGAGGACGGGGACGAGGACCATGACGGCCCCAAGCCGACCCGCGTCCTCTGA
- the rplB gene encoding 50S ribosomal protein L2: MAIRKYKPTTPGRRQSSVSEFSEVTRSTPEKSLLRPLSKTGGRNVHGHITTRHKGGGHKRQYRVIDFRRNDKDGVPAKVAHIEYDPNRTANIALLHYFDGEKRYIIAPKGLKQGTVVESGANADIKVGNNLPLRNIPTGTTIHCVELKPGAGAQLARSAGASIQLLGKEGKYAVLRMPSSEIRRVDARCRATVGEVGNADQINIRWGKAGRMRWKGWRPTVRGVVMNPVDHPHGGGEGKTSGGRHPVSPWGQKEGRTRKPNRPSDQLIVRRRRTNKNKKR; this comes from the coding sequence ATGGCTATTCGCAAGTACAAGCCGACTACGCCGGGTCGCCGCCAGAGCTCCGTCTCCGAGTTCAGCGAGGTCACTCGCTCGACTCCCGAGAAGTCTCTGCTGCGCCCGCTGTCGAAGACCGGTGGCCGCAACGTGCACGGCCACATCACCACCCGTCACAAGGGCGGTGGCCACAAGCGCCAGTACCGCGTCATCGATTTCCGCCGCAACGACAAGGACGGCGTGCCGGCCAAGGTCGCTCACATCGAGTACGACCCGAACCGCACCGCCAACATCGCGCTGCTGCACTACTTCGATGGCGAGAAGCGCTACATCATCGCCCCGAAGGGCCTGAAGCAGGGCACCGTCGTCGAGTCCGGCGCCAACGCCGACATCAAGGTCGGCAACAACCTGCCGCTGCGCAACATCCCGACGGGTACCACCATCCACTGCGTCGAGCTCAAGCCGGGCGCCGGCGCCCAGCTGGCCCGCTCGGCCGGCGCCTCCATCCAGCTGCTGGGCAAGGAAGGCAAGTACGCCGTCCTGCGCATGCCGTCTTCGGAGATCCGCCGCGTCGACGCGCGCTGCCGCGCCACCGTGGGTGAGGTCGGCAACGCCGATCAGATCAACATCCGCTGGGGCAAGGCCGGCCGCATGCGCTGGAAGGGCTGGCGCCCGACCGTGCGCGGTGTCGTGATGAACCCGGTCGACCACCCGCACGGTGGTGGCGAGGGCAAGACCTCGGGTGGCCGCCACCCGGTGTCGCCGTGGGGCCAGAAGGAAGGCCGCACCCGCAAGCCCAACCGCCCGAGCGACCAGCTGATCGTCCGCCGTCGCCGCACCAACAAGAACAAGAAGCGCTAA
- the rpsJ gene encoding 30S ribosomal protein S10 — MAGQKIRIRLKAYDHEAIDASARRIVETVTRTGARVVGPVPLPTEKNVYCVIRSPHKYKDSREHFEMRTHKRLIDILDPTPKTVDALMRIDLPASVDVNIQ, encoded by the coding sequence GTGGCGGGACAAAAGATCCGCATCAGGCTGAAGGCCTACGACCACGAGGCGATTGACGCGTCCGCGCGTCGCATCGTCGAGACGGTGACCCGTACGGGCGCCCGAGTCGTCGGCCCCGTGCCGTTGCCCACCGAAAAGAACGTGTACTGCGTCATCCGCTCGCCGCACAAGTACAAGGACTCGCGCGAGCACTTCGAGATGCGCACCCACAAGCGCCTGATCGACATTCTCGACCCGACCCCGAAGACCGTCGACGCCCTCATGCGCATCGACCTTCCGGCGTCCGTCGACGTCAACATTCAGTGA